From the genome of Maniola hyperantus chromosome 9, iAphHyp1.2, whole genome shotgun sequence:
tacaaatccgctatcttcttctaaaggtcgatgtagattattttctaccgcgtactgtagtttgcTTAGTAAAAGAAATAGGTAATGGTATTCTGACATGGACAGTTTAGGaaatattttgttataaattaaagaaaatataattaaagtttaataaccatatttattgtatctataaattatgtaacaaaatataataaattaacaacTGTTTTACTTAACCaataaataagtaaacctaaaataaattatctagTATCCTTAAAACTAAGCCATTTTacgatacctacttaatatcaaCGTCTATTATATCATTTACTAAAACATTTAACAAACATTGGCGACCAACTAGAACCAACATCGAAGAACTTTCATTGGCTAACTTCCAAGCTCCAccaaccataaaatgttctgtTAATTTGTTTAATCTCCACAAATATCTCCTATAGGACGAATTAAAATTCCCACATTTAGTATCATGATAGTAGAACAGTCCATCTCTTCACTGTCTGGGATCAACGTTTTATCGATACAATCATTTGGCAAACTTTCTAACAAATCTTGATCCTTGAAACTTCTTTTGGGCATCTTTAGTAAAGACTTGATTGGGCCCAAGGTTTTTTCACTAGACCATTCATTTGAAATACTATAATACACACTTGTACTTGTATCTTCATTTTCGGTATCGTCAAAAGATAATCTTCTTGCATTCATACTTTTTCTTGGCAGACGGGGCCTCTTAGGCGTATACAGCGGTGTTAAAACTTTAGTCAAAGTGTCACTGGTAGAATCTTTGGGCAAACATTCGAGGCTTCTGTATTCTTCATGATTTGCTGAATCTTGGGGCAAACATTTGTCATCCATGTTTGGTTCAATGGTTGCAGAATCTTTGGACAAACTTTCGTCATTGTTCTGGCCATCTTCGTCAAAAAGTAGTCTTTTTACATTCAACCTTGTCTTTTGAACACGATGCCTTTTTAGCGTTTTTGTGGCTGAAGAGAAACTCACTTCTGAGTTCTCCATTTTGGATTTTTCACCAATTTCGTTGTAATCCTCTTCATCAAAGGTTAATTTCTTCGCTTCTATATTTAGGTTTCGACTAAGATGTCTAGCTGTCCCGGGCAACTTTTCGATGGAAGAAAACATAGTTGACGTGGAAAATTGTGGCGATTCAATTGTCGGTGTTTTTATGGGCGTTGATGCGTACATACGGGTACCTATAAACAATGAAACTAATATTAGACATACTAATCTATTCCGTTTTTTCCGATGCGGGAGTCaaagtaccttgggaccccaacgtcttttGCGATAAGtgtaacttaagtaggtaggctAGTTTAAGGCCTggcattaatattaatacactaGCAATCAATCAAGACACAAGcatcttataatattttatagcttGCGTGAACTTAACTAGAATAGTGCCGTGACATAAATAACTGCATAAATACCTAGTCCATTTTTATAACTTGCAAAATGTATGTATAATACGTAAactttaactcctcacgcgccattttaactttttgtgtcaaataacaaatttcatgtcaagaGTACGATTTCAGTCAAATCGAagtcaggaatcgaacccaggacctcccactaataaaaccaAAGCGTTTACCACtccgccagggaggtcgtcaaaaggtaCAATAGTACTTtaacaaaatatgtacttacatttGAACAATTTTCCGTGCTTTGTTACGGAATTTTCAGGCTGGTTTTCATGAGTGAATTTCGCGATCTTGGCTTTCGGTGCACAACTACCTGGTAACAAAAACAGTAGGTTACTAAGAATACCTATGTATGACAAAGAATGTTCACCAAGCTCCTTTCTTGGCATTTCACCGTAGAtctcaaaaaccggccaagtgcgagtcagactcgcgcaccgagggttccgtactcaggtattttttttcgacatttttcaagataaatcaaaaactattatgcataaaaataaataaaaatctgtttaaaaatgtacaggtaatgccctttcataatatgataataattaccccatttggtatagctatcttactttgaaaatcgaaaatatattttaactatTTCACGGTTAGAAGGGttttactaaaattataaagaggtaaagtttgtaagcttGTTTGTAGGAAggaatctctggaactactgaaccgattttgaaaattctttgaccagtagaaagctacattattcctgagtgacataagaCTATATTTaactttccaaaatatttaggaatccttattaaaattgtaataagctacccgtgcgaagccagggcgggtcgctagtctaaatattatataaaatgaaaaggtgactgactgatctatcaacgcacagctcaaactacaggactgATCCGGatgaaatctggcatgcagatagctattatgatgtagacatccgctaagaaaggatttttgaaaattcaaagggggtaaagtaggggtttgaaatttgtgtagtccacgcggacgaagtcgcgagcataagctagtgtgaaTAAAGTCAGTAAAGTCACATAGTTACACGAAAATATAtgaggctatattttatttttaaaaaaattagagatccttattaaaattgtaataagctacccgtgcgaagccgaggcgggtcgctagtatataaCATAGTAGGTAACCTTACCTCTTTCAATCCTGCGTTTTTTAGAAGTGGTCTTGTACTCTTCAATCCGATCCCCTAACATATCACAGATACTTGATAGATTAAAATCCATATCGAATCCTTTAAAGCTAAACTTAATAAGAACAATAGAGTGCGAATTACAGCTCAATACtgataataaaacaataatacttttatatttataacaatttCTAATGGAAGGGGTAAGATAATTTACTAATTGGATCTCATTAGAATtagatttattaatttgttatttacgtacaattttattttcacatGCTTAATTGTTGcgatttattaattacttattaatacTGCTTGAttatagccttgtggttaggacgtccgccttctaatcggaggtcgggggttcgatcccgggcaagcacatctaacttttcggagttctgtgcgttttaattaattaaatattacgtcttgctttaacggtgaaggaaaacatcacgaggaaaccggcatgcctgagttctccataatgttctcaaaggtgtgtgaagtctaccaatccgcacatggccagcgtggtagactatggctaaaacccttctcactctgagaggagacctttgctttgtagtgagccggcgatgggatgatcatgatcatgatgaagagaattagatttattaatttgttatttaCGTTAAAAAAATTCACATGCTTAATTGTtgctatttattaattactttcGGTAATAACTTGGTAATTAGGAAATTACTACCTGGGTTAGGGGTAGTTAATTTATTATGTTCAAAACAGTGATGAGGCCCTACCAAAATTAATGTAAACAAAATGTAATGACTATTGTTTTGAGCTGAGAGGAAAAAGGTGGCcatttctctaaactaaaatagcaggtctaaatacagggtgtaaccaaaacgctggcaaaaacggagacaggtgatactactgatgattactgatataataccacaaaaaaaaacgcgaaaaaaactattaaaaatcctatcttaattttgtaaaagtttacgataaattgcaaataaaatctgactgacgctagaggtcaacgaacgttgggGAAGTaagtcactcggagtcaatgtcgcgtagtaggcggggcattgaccttagttttgcacgctatacgttgcggttttgaaaaattctaaatcactaaaagaacaaaacgaggcaaatggttattggtattggattgtgtttaggtagtataacaataacgctaagtttttgcaagcattctggttacatcctgtatatagcTAGATCACTGACCTCTAGTAATATAAGTATACTGGACTTGCTATTGCCGACTTGTTTTTAAACGAACTTGATTTTTGCCATTTtagcgctgatagcagcagtgagcgtcatgtgagcgtactcagCTGCTCGATCATTATTACAATAGCAATCgttgcgattggctgaatttatgggattcttgttgcaacaatacattgtaagTAAttgccaatagtaagcgagcatcaaccaatcagagataaatgcgatcgtgacattgtagctgtcattctaccgcaatcgagccgaagaactgttagtgatgagacatctgtcaacgtAGTGTCAAAACGTAAACCTTTTGAGATAGgctcaattttaattcccggtacacTCAGTGAGGCGCTTCGATCAgcaaaaaaaataactgtcattttgcaTGGCACACCTTATCTAGCGTACTTGTTTATGTCCATATCTGTGTCTAAATAAACGGAATAATATAGGACTAGATTTatgatgagatctatagagcgcactttgattttgctcagacttaagacactgttaaaacgagacagcgttgtATCGCTGGCAtaacataaatttgtctcgttttaactgaaacttaggggctgagctaagtcaaagcgctctatagatctcagccttagctatacctatcaatttagttcagagattgtctACTTTATAAGGTAGACTTTGATATggctagtattttttattaaaaaaaacacaataatatCCTTAAGACATATATTATAAAGTACTCAAATATAATATTGGTAAATAATATCACTTATGATTACACAAATTAATACAAACCACAGCCTAAGCAAATATTTATACAAATATACAATATGTATCTTCTATCTCTGTTATACATCAGCTAGCTATTCTGTTTCATCTTATTCAACTCCTCTCTAAGCATCGCGGCCTCTTCTTCCATTTCCTGTAATGATCTCGCCGGTTTGGATGGGTGTCCTGATTTTACACTGTAAACcaagaaaaacttaaaaaacttaagcccaactagaatagaatagaaatacatttattggctgatccaacacacgataaacaaaaatatttacaaaacacattccttaaaagctaatccaacaaataggtacctagtgtctacaatagcaccgattcctttgtcttactctaaactaaatttagagtatccgcatccttttctttttaacaatgctaaaaaaggaacggaacatgactttcacatttaaagactctaaattttagtgcacaatacaaatttaaacagtaggttcgcgagtgcgtgctaaaatcacgggttttaccatctaaaaattaaatttagaaatgtcaaactgcttctgtctttttcatatacCAATAGTAAGAAGAAatgggtgcgaatactctaaaattaggttgtgcttagaatcggtgccattgtgtcgtgccaacgaaaaggcccgaactactaggtacagtatgcggcagaaagtaatgcacatcgacctttagaaggagacagcagatttgtagagcatggTCTCAgtggttgagaccgacaaaacgtcatataggtatgagtgacagagacaacgctttacaaagccgaaatgacattctaaaggccgatgtatattactttttgccgcatactgtactttTATAGTCTCCACTACGAACAAGCACGCTCGCACGCGCACAGACcattacatccatactaatattataaatgcgaaagtgtgtctgtctgtcttttagcctttcacggcccatccgttcaaccgattttgacgaactttggtatagagataccttggaacccggggaaggacatgggttACTTTGTATCTCAggaaagcaaagagttcccacgggattttaaaaaacctatatccacccacgcgtacgaagtcgcaggcatcatctagtcttacATAAAGTATGCCACATTTGTGGCAAGATACGTGGGCACATACAATACATCTAACAgataatgtattttatttacagcagaatcataaaataaagtatttaaGTGCTTACACATTGCATTGTAAAACTAATCTTACTCAGATGATGTTACGGTATAATTCACCTAAATGACAAAGATACccaattcttattaaaaaaaaacaaaatttacacTTACTGATCGTGTTTCGCCAGttccaaataaattaaatcgtTCTCAATAAAATCTCCCTTTTTCCTTGGCATTATATGACAGTGTAGATGCtgaaaattaatgaaaaagtatcgtcaaaacttttaattttaaccacttttagggttccgtacctcaaaaggaaaaacggaacccttataggatcaccttgttgtccttctgtctgtctgtgggaaacctacagggtacttcccgttgacctagaatcgtgaaatttggcaggcaggtaggtaggtcttatagcagacatttggggaaaaacgtgaatttgtggttacattacacaaagaaaattaaataggctacttgacaatttttttaagttggtcttaaatggttaatatttgtcctattatatcaaaaaaattaacactatattttttgcgccctaaaaaccgtaaaactttaatttaaaaaaatatttttcttagacaggtgaaaacactgtcggccatgtttggccgatagattatctgtgctctgacgtcatgcatttgtaaacaacagtataaccacagggttatactgttgtttacgtcatgcatttgtaaacaacagtataaccacagggttatactgttgtttacaaatgcatgacgtcagagcacagataatctatcggccaaacatggccgacagtgttttcacctgtctaagaaaaatatttttttaaattaaagttttacggtttttagggcgcaaaaaaatatagtgttaatttttttgatataataggacaaatattaaccatttaagaccaacttaaaaaaattgtcaagtagcctattgtggtcatgaactaataattagcattttcaattttctaagtaaggtaactatatcaagtggggttatCATATTAAAGGTGTTCAccttcattctaaaacagatttttatttatttttatgcatcatagtttttgaattatcgtgcaaaatgtcgaaaaaatacaactgtagtacggagccctcggtgcacgagcctgactcgcacttggccggtttttccgcCCTAGTAACAATTATATCAAATTATTCAATTCCTTTTCTGGAAGGCTGCTTCCGCCATGACTAGTTAGTACTACCGATTAGTTACCTAGTCAAAACTAGTTTGAACAGATGATTTCATAAGTTATTATcgttccatacttaatattataaatgcgaaagtgtgtctgtctgtctgctagattttcacggcccatccgcttaaccgattttgacgaaatttggtacagagatagcttgcaccccaggaagaaaataggctactttttatgcctgaaaatcaaagagctccagcttattccacgcggacgaagtcgcgggtatattctagtaaaatataaatatttaattacgtaCCTTAACTGTTTGTCCGGCATCGGGGCCATCTTGAATTGTGACAGTACAAGATTGCGCCTGATGTACAGTCTCCATCAGCTAGAGAAAAAAAGGAATACAGTGaagttaatttataattaataattaatctgttaTGAGCGCaaactcgccaacaaactgatgtacagtttggcgagatataaATTGTTATCTTACGTGTTAATgtaatatgataaaaaaataataaaaaattatataagctTGAATTTTAGTTCTGTACTCAAAAGTACTCAAAATCCCACGTTCGAAAAGTtccgtagtcgaaattccacggatacgtacgaagcgatttgcctcctcatttctaattcgaaccgctaagatttggaacacccttccagcatcagttttctcctccgattataatatgggtactttcaagtcaagagtgaataggcatcttctagacaagcgcgctccatcttaggctgtatcTATCTATCATCACTTTCTACCAGGTCTGATAGCAGCCGAACGTAAGTCTAGAGGGTTCCCACGACACTGtctagcaatgcatgacgtgatttctaaaactattctgaagaaaatataaaaaactagttgatgcccacgacttcgtccgcgtggatttaggtttttaaaagtcccgtgggaactctttgattttctgggatataaagtagcctatgtccttccccgggaatcaaactatcgctgtaccaaatttcgtcaaaatcggttgaacggctgggccgtgaaaggctagcagacagacagacagacagacagacaaacagacacactttcgcatttataatattagtatggaagtatggattagactttataccttgaggtaagattttttacacctttattatctgttatctcccaaagccaccacaaTCCAAACAAACggtcctcccagtgttggggacaatacgcagaaaaactttcagcttttataaaataaggaaggtctcgcacgcgctggctctctctctataagagacGTTTTCAAAGATCCTGTAAACTAAACTCtgctttaaataaatattaaagagtatattttattttagcgtttaaactaccgtgagtgatttccattataaatactatctgtccctaTCTGTACTATCTGTACTATCTgtctaagtatattttatgaTAGCTCACGTTTTGTATGAGTATGATGGTTTTGTAGAAATCCTCCGCCTCAGCGTCCGTCAAATCTTTATTCCTCTCGACCAGTCGCAGCGGCGCTATCAACACGTGACCTGGTATTACGCATCTGtcgaaaatccatactaatattataaatgcgaaagtgtgtctgtctgtctgtctatccgtctgtctgtctgtctgctagcctttcacggcccatccgttcaaccgattttaacgaaatttggtacagcgatagcttgcatctcggggaaggacataggctactttttatcccggaaaatcaaagagttcccacgggattttcaaaaacttaaatctacgcggacgaagtcgcgggcatcagctagtatattatactatactagctgccccggcgaacttcgtac
Proteins encoded in this window:
- the LOC138402757 gene encoding uncharacterized protein, with amino-acid sequence MYASTPIKTPTIESPQFSTSTMFSSIEKLPGTARHLSRNLNIEAKKLTFDEEDYNEIGEKSKMENSEVSFSSATKTLKRHRVQKTRLNVKRLLFDEDGQNNDESLSKDSATIEPNMDDKCLPQDSANHEEYRSLECLPKDSTSDTLTKVLTPLYTPKRPRLPRKSMNARRLSFDDTENEDTSTSVYYSISNEWSSEKTLGPIKSLLKMPKRSFKDQDLLESLPNDCIDKTLIPDSEEMDCSTIMILNVGILIRPIGDICGD